The following nucleotide sequence is from Centropristis striata isolate RG_2023a ecotype Rhode Island chromosome 7, C.striata_1.0, whole genome shotgun sequence.
ATCAAAAAGTTAatcaaaaagtattttctgcAGGCCTTAAAAGATGTAGCGTGTTTAACTCTGAGGAAATGTTGATTCTGCACGCAATGAGTGAACCCAAAACGCTTGTTAAATTAAATGATGCCCCCTTGACTTGCTGTCTAAGTCATTGTATTTTAAGGGGGCTACAGGCCTTTTGAAGAAGCACCAAAGCGAACTCTAATGGGGAGCAGAGAGTCCTCTTTGAACTGATTTGTTGTCAGTGTTAGAGGCTGAAGCGAATACATTTGGGATCGGCCTCATCTTCACCTAAACTGATGCTTTCATGTCCAGGCAGGCGAGTCTATTTGATGATAGCTCGCTGTGATGGCAAAAGTAAACTCACCACGACCACAAATTAGAGACGGGTAAACTCGTCCATCACGGTTGCCCGGGTGACAGCATCCAAATACGTGCCGTTGCCTGGCAACAGCGCCCAAACAAAAGGCTCGCGGCTGTCGGGCTGATTTGTCTGGCTTGGTTCAAGATGAGCCGACCCGGCAGCAGACCTGATGAAGAGGGGGTCCCGCAACATGGAGACCCAGGTGGTCAACTCTCTGCGGTTAGCAGTGCTCACAACGCAACTTTGAGTCCTGAAACAAGGCTCCTGTCCGCTTTCAGGAAAGACACTAACGCCAGGAGGGCTTACCTGGCAGGGAGAGGTGAGTCCACTCTTCATTTGTCACGGTTtcttgaagaagaaaaaataaccattttgaACAGATGAACAGATGTCGTTTTATAAGGTAGCTTtgcaacacaaaaataaatggtAGTGTGGAGGTAGGGAAGACAGGGGTCGGTGGGCACCACTGGTGGACTCAGAATGTTTGAGGGTCAGGGgcgaaaataataaaaaagggcaCCTGCTGTATGTAGTGGGGCACCAGCGCCACAGAAAGGGAACCTTGGAGTGCACTTTATCACGTTTTGTCCACCAAGAAGGCACCTCAGGGGGCATTTTACCACTTAGTGTCCACTAACAGGGCACCTGTGAgtgcactttatcatgttttgtcCACCAAGAGGTCATCTTGGAGGGCATTTTACCATGTGGTGTCTACCAACAGGGCACCTTGAAgtgcactttatcatgttttgtcCACTGAAATGTTTTGTCCACTGAAGGAGCACCATGCACCCTGAGCACAGCTATTTTCTTTTCCTATTTTCTTAAagtcacaatatatatatatatatatatatattgtgactttaagaatatatatatatatatatattcatgatTTATCTCGTTCATGTCTGTTCCTTAATGATAAAGTTTGATACTGTGCTTTCTTTTATAGTAACATTTGCAGTAACTGTCTTTGCAGAGTATTACAGTGAGGAAGGGAAGACGTTTGAACTGCGCcttgtcaaaaaaataaagcaacagcTAAGTGCCGATCCCACCCTTCGTCCAGAGTATCCGTCCTCTCTTGGTCTGACAGAATTCACCAGGCGAGCCACAGAGGCCGCTTTGGGGAAGAGCTCTCGGGCTATAGTGGAGAACCGGGTAATCTCAGTTTTACATGTACAAATTGGAGTTTAGGTTTATATTTACACCTCAGCCTGCACAGCACCAAACACATAGAGATGAAGCAGTGGCCTGTACCGAATCATCCAATCAATAAACTCTGTGCAGTGCAATCTATAATTACATGGATTTATGTCCAGCTTCATCCtcagaataaatcaatacaagATTAGAACTTAAATGTTTTTGCATCGGTCACATTAATGACTCAGCTCTTGGCGTTTCCTGACTTTTGTTGTAGGTGTTAGGTGTCCAAACTCCTGGTTTTACCGCTGCAGTGCGTCTTGGTGCTGAACTCCTCCTGAGACACTGGGATGATGTCTGTGATGGCCCGGTCTACCTCTCTTGTCCTTGTGATGGTTTGTAAAACCTAACTTCCTCTTCATAGCATTCAACACCATCTAATTGTCCTTTGTCTGTTTGTAATAATTcacaagaagaaagagaaaaaaaagacaagaggaTGACTCACGTATGCCACATATAATGAAGATTAAAAGACTGGTTAACGATGGACAGAAGCTGTGTCTATAGCAACATAAATTACCACCACATTGATAAAAAtaggtattttttttccattgaaaatgcagtTCAGACTAGTGTTGGAGAATTCAATAATCAGAACATTAAAAAATTTTATTCACTCACATACTGTAATTTCAAACTGAAGTTGCATTATTGATCTGGAAGGGTTTACACTGCTTTTATGTTTCATCTTGATCTTCATTGCAGAGTCATTAGTCTGTATTTTCCAGGCAGCAGGGTTCCAAGATATACGTGAGTATTATTACTGGGATGACAGGCAGCGGGGCGTTTGTGTAGAGAAGCTTCTGCAGGATTTGGAGAAGGCTCCGGAGCAAAGCGTTGTTGTTCTGTCAGCATCTGCCCACTGTCCAACTGGAGCAGACCTCGCCAAGAATCAGTGGACTGTGATCACAAAAGTCATCATGGTAACTGACATGTACATTTGTGCTCTTTAACATAGGCTGAAATGATCAGACAAGTCGCTCCCCACTCTTTCTTAGATCATCATTTACTTCACTTTTTTCAACAGAGGCGTAGGCTTTTCCCTTTCCTCTTGCTGCCTACTCAGGCGCTTTGTTATGGAGATTTGGAGCGGGATGCCTGGCCCGTTCAGCACTTTGCATCACAGGGGATTGAGCTCCTCTGTGCTCAGTCTTTCTCCCACTGCTTTGGACTTTATGGTGAGACACTGAAAGTATCACTCAATGAAAGGATTCATGTGTGGCCATGGGCCAAAATGAGCCCAAGCAAAGTGTAATCTATGCTGTAAAATCACAGCCCAGAGCTGTTCTGCTGCTGTCAATTTGAActcaattttcttttattttgtgccgACACACAGTGTTAGCCTCGGATACAACAGACAAGAGCAGCAATGTGTTCATGCTTTTCTTACCCATTGTAACTAGAGAATGCTTGCCTATCTATGAAGTCAGTTACGCTTTCGGCTGTCTTTCAATTCAGAGCTTTCTATTATCAGGTGGTACCTCATTGTGAGGCAGATCAGCTTGCTGCTTGTTCCTGTATGACCTGCTGAACACTCACTCGCCCAGAACTCAGTGccgtattttattttctcatttacaaTGGTCCCTCttcaactttattttcactACCAGAAACACAAGAGGAAGGGAGTATAACCTGAGATTGCTCTTGCTGGAATATAGTGTTTCCCAGACtcatcttctccttcttcttgccAGGTGAGGCTGTCGGACACCTCCTGTGTGTCTTAAAGCACAACTCCCGTCTGTTATCTGTGCGGTCTCAAGCTGATAAAATAGTCAAGGCACTGTGGGCCCAGCCAGCCGTAGGAGGAGCACAAGTAGTTGCAACAGTGCTCAGTAACCCAGCTCATCGTGTTGAATGGTGAGTCACGCTCTACTTGAATGAATGTTCTGCTGTTTAAAGAATGTGACCTTGGTGGCCACATTGCTAATGTACCAGTAGTTGTCTTTGCCTTAAAATGCTGATCTAGATCCTTAATGTACACCTTTTGCTCGCTTAATCTTTTCAAATGCCTTTCCAAATGCTGTCCAAATGCCTTTTTCTGTTTCCCAGGAAAGAAGAAGTTAAGCGAATTGTGACGAGATGTAAGCTGATCAGAGAAGTTTTGAGAGAAAAGCTGAGACTTCTGGGGACTCCAGGTTGCTGGGACCACCTTACTCAACAAGGTGGACTCTACTGTTTCACAGGCTTGAATAGTGAGTAGCAGACTGTACAGTTTCTGCCATAATGGAGTTCTGtccatataatataatatgcagCTGGTTATGCAGTTGGCGTACTGAAACTTATTTTTCCCCCGATTTTCACCCCCATACTTTAGGTGATCAGTTAGAGTTTCTGTCTAAGAGGAGACACGTGTACCTGCTCCCCAGTGGCTGTCTCAACGTCAGTGCAATCAACGGTGGCAACGTGGACTACATATCCGAATCAATTCATCTGGCTCTGGCTACTTCACTCTGACCATGTGGCCTTTGATCAAGCACTGAAATCAGTGTCAAAGGGGCTTTTAGATCGAAGCTATTTGTCACAAAGAAATGCTGAGTTTAAAATCACTGTAATTACTGTTGCAGGCCTGGCTATTGCAAGGCAAATGCTACATACAGTAAACATACAGAAACATGTAGAGTGTGATTGTATGATTGTATAATGAGTGGCTGCTCATTAGGAATTGTGCCTGAAACTGTGATGGCCATTCAGGTTAACAGAGTACAGGTTGTGATTGTCTATTGTGGTATGTAGTATATACAGGAGGTCAGTCATAGGTAAAAATAGCAAAACGCTACCAGTCGCTCAAAGACTTACAAACTTCAGTGTATATTTGTATGTTCATGTTCTGATATTGTTTTGTTGCTTATTTTTGGAGACTACCAGAACCTGGAGAATCTGGATCAGGCTAAAGCCAGCAGCTTTCTAGCTTAGCTCTATCCAAAGCCAAAATTAACATGCtacatcttgtttgtttaattaatataaaaactgGAGTCGCAAAAACATTTGCGGTGTTATTGAGGGCTCAGGGTTACATTGCTCAACCTAAACctggaaaataattcaaaatttcatttcccatggtttttttgataatggttttggttaatataaaaaaaaccatggaaaatggctagatatcagttcttaaattaaactcttgtgagctatttttgttgtaatcatagtatttgtccaaacaaatgtacctttagttaactcaggcattaaaatgaacaagaaattgaagaaaacaatggtctaataattttttccatgaccttATTTCCTGTAGCTGGTGACATAACATAGCTCTAATCTGTATCAATGcgcaatgtttttttgtatgtacgtttcttgtttttctccctGCTTTCCACCTGTCACTCCCTATCTATACAGAGTATATCTATATCTACAATATGTTATATCTCTAATGGAATTTATGTTGAATTGCATCCAGAAAAGACTTTATAATCAAATGATTCAAAGATACACTGATACTACAATCACTTTCATTTTCCCTCATGCTTGAAAGTCAGTTCCAGACTGAtacaatgtgtgtctgtgtctgtagtTTAAAGaatttaaagtgaataatgAACAAAACTGGTTATTAGAGATGAACATTGCTACTTCATTTACATACAATAATTAACATCTGGAGTAACTGTACTGTTGTGTTCTTcaattttaatttagttttgaacttttttcactcaaattattattttcagtgttCACATGATGTCCAGTGTTACTTAAGTCTCCttctatgggtttttttttattttattttagatattcTGGCATTGCCTCTGTACTTGTTAGTCTGTTGTTTACATGTATGCACTCATTGGTGAATAAAGAAAATCAATGGATGAGAgtcattttatcatttcatttttttaaactgagttCAGTGAGTGctagtttttcaaattttgtaaaaacaagAAAGTATAGTGTATTTCTAAGGCTatatgctgtttttgttttgtttgggacAACATGATCTATCTATTTAATAATAACCTGAATCAAGAGCTTATCAGGGGCTCAGGGGTAACATTTAGAGGGATAGGCTcaagacaaacaataaatattgcTGATGTCATTCAGAGAAAAAGGAAGCTCCAGTCAGAAAAATAAATCCCaaatatattgaaaatgtgCTGTGTACACAGCAGATCTTAACTGTCTTTATTCACCTGGGTTTTCTCAGTAAACAACATCAACCTTAATGTCACACATACATCTTGTCTTAACAACAATATTACCATGCATGAGCTTGATGTATGTCACTTCCTGAGTCTTTTCAGATATTCCAGGTCAGTCTGGCatattgtgtatatttattGCCTTATTTTTATTCTCAGCAGTCATGTTCATGTCTCAGTGAAGGActgcactattattattaataaccatCATATTGCCAAAGTGGCGGAAATACCAAATAATATAAACAAGAAGCCTCCTGATCttgattttaataatttttatctAAAAGTAATATTCGTTCAAGCCAGAGAGGAGCATTTCTTCTGAAAAGAGTTGTATTTGCATTTAATAATTTAGGGGGTTTACTGCAAAAACAAATTATCTAGTAACATTTCCTTTCAGCTATGAAACATTTATGTGATTGTATGCTACAGCAAATAACTGCTCTTCAACATCAGTGAGTAATCCTTTACTCTATCATGCATGTCTGTGTGGCTACATAGTGTTTTAGAAGAAATATGGCTTTTATCTGGCTAACTTTATAGccacattttatttgtgttatatGCCACTATTGTCACTGGATGCTGTGTAGTTCTGAGAAACAGGTTGCGACAAGGTATTTAATGGAGGCAGCGAGCTAGCTCTTTTCATTTCAGTGACCCGGGGTGAACAACGAGGACAATTAACATCCACCATCATCCACACTCTGAGCCATTAGATGCTGTTTGGAGCTCTTTGATTTGCATTGAGTGTGCTTACATGTTGGCAGTGTTGCAAACACTCACTCACAGGTTTCAAgtttggaatacattttttacatgcatgatgcATCCTGGTAATAAGATGCATTTAAGTATTGTAGGTAggtatcaatcaatcaatcaatcaatcaatcaatcaatcaatcaatcaatcaatcaatcaatcaatcaatcaatcaatcaatcaatcaatcaatcaatcaatcaattagactttatttatatcgCACCTTTCATACGTTCATAGAGAAATGTaatacaaagtgcttcacataaaacgaaaaaaggaaataataataataataatgatgatgatataataataataataataaaatatggaaacaagcaaacaccctcctcCCTTCCCCATCCCTTCACCCCAACACCCGCAGCCCAACCCCAGTTCTCCCCGCCTGACCCTCCATCCAAcccatcccattataaacaaagcacaaactaaGGAAGAGCCATCTGAAAATCAAGCAGTGGGGAAACattggaggcaggttagaaattaattagataaaataaataaaaataaagtaaggtaagataaaataaaaaacaaaaaacaaagtaagtaagtaataataataataacaacaataaaacaacaatacaataaaaagtaataaagctaGATACAAAAGATGAAAATTaggaataaataatgaataaataataaaaagtaaagcattatatatatgtgtgtatatatatataaaatagagtaataaataatagcaaatacataaacaaatagaTAAAAGAGAatatgttgtaacactaagaggcatgagcagaaaaatattttataatggttcaaataaaagacaaattaaGAAGATAAGCCTTAAGTTTGCTCTtcccacacacatgcataaaaatggattgcCCAAATATAAATATCCCTTGGCAACTGAACACCCTCTGTTTGCAAAAATTATCTTCAGTTGTGTCACAAACAAGACTGGGCCACAATTGACTGCAATGCTCGAGTATTCTAAGAATACTATGAAAACCTgtgaatgtgttaaaaaaacaaatgatcaaACACTGCACATTTATGCATTCTACCAGAATTAACTTTGAAATGGACTTCTTAAACACTGGTTAGACATTACTACCCAAAATGAATGCCTATATGTAAGTGCAGGtgtatttaccatttacatCAGCATGGGCTGGACTGGCACAAAAAAACATCCGCTCTGGCATATTGGCCCAGAATATCCCACTACAATCGATCATACATTACCCACTTTTGCACCCTGAATATGTATTGTTGATACCAACAGCTGCTCCTTAAAACACTTAAGCTGTATATATGAGTAAAAGGGAATaactgacaataaaataaaaattgtatacCTTTGTTGACATTCTTTTTGTGCAGATGTGCTGTTTGATTAAGAATCTGAGCTCAGGGGAGTGGGTTTAAATGTGATtaggattttttaaagtttccaaAAAGCAATCATGTATTAAAAGGCAAGCCATCTATAATAATGCTCAACTACTTTCGGGAAGCATCAAAGTTTGTaagtttatattattttacgcTGCAGCAGTCTTGCCAATCTTAAGATGTTTTTGGTGTAAGGCAAAAAGTTTAAAAGTAGATGCTAATCACGGTTAGCCTTTGCATGCaatatatgcataaaaacaaacaatatattcACCTTCATTCAATCACAGAGACGCTCTGCAAAGAAGGTCGGTATGCTCTTCACAcattatatgtaaaataaaataaaataaaatactacaaaagttgtataaaaacTACATTTATACAAAGaagagaaacataaaatgatttaaatatgtTCAGTTTTGTTGGAAAATATCTATTCGAAATTTTTTAAGAAAGCTAGAAACATTATTTTGCTTCTCTCCTGTCAAGACTTTCCTCAATATTCTGTCCATATACTTTTGGTTGTATAGTATTAATATaatatgtcatatatataaaTCTCACCTTGGAGTCGTCACGCTGATGGTCTTGAATGCAACAAGACCTATGATAAAGAAAAAAGCCTCACTTTATATTTCTGATTACTCAAAATAATATGCAAGAACTTTATAAGTTAAAATATGACACACTTTGTCTCAGTTGCGGTATACTTATCCGGCAGGATTTCATTACATTTCAAGATTATCGTGTCCAATTTCTTCTCCACAGCATCATAAAGTGTCTGGGTACAaaaattcaatatattcaacATAAAGAGAGACAGTTCCagttaatataaaaacaatctctctattaaacaagttcaaacatGCTTCATACCGCACCTTGCCGTCTTCTTTTGGCTGTTCTTTATTTAATGTGGTGTCCCTCTTTCcctgcaaacaaaaacattaggCACCCTGTCCCCctcatttaatgcatttattttgttttctttattttcatttaatgtattaatgttgaagtcttttttaaatgattgttcccctcattttattcttattgttttttaataacttttttgtattttattgttccccttgttgtttttatttatttttttgtttttatttgtatcattgcccttcattttctttccttctttctttccctcattttgtttatttatcttgttttttttttttgctttcattgTTATTGTTCCCCCcgtttcatttattcatttacctCTGATTTTGAGTTTAGCTTTTCATCTctctttaaacatttaaactgagCTCCAACTGGTTGCGTTATATTCCCACCTTCTGTTGTACAGAGAAACCTTGTTCAAACCAACAGAACTTGTTTTTTCTGCAGTTATGTTTAATAATTATGATGAAGGTGATGAAGGGACTGTTTGTTCTGTACAGTATGTGCTCTGCTTTTCTTTCTCCAACGATTAATTCCATTTAGTATGTTTtcaatatacatatttattttttttcttaatttctgtcagggtaaaatattacataaaaaggTTGGGAAAATGTGATTTGACTCCTACAAGAACAACATTATATCAAGCAAGAACTTGTTAGTTTAATTCAGACTGTGAGACTGccctttgtattttattattatctatctTGTGTACCGATACCccctattttttatataaactaaaatattttgtacatgcagcaaaccaaaaaaaatgcacttggCTGCCAAGAACTTTTCTGGTGGAAACGACATGAACACACTGTTCTAAGTAGTTTCTGTTTGTATCGTGTTGTCTCCAGAAACTTTCCCCTTGAGGTCAAGGGTCAGCTTCCTCTCAGTTTCTGTTGAGGAAAACATACAATGTTAACTCATGATTCTGACAattgaaaagaaacagaaacacaaaaagtaCAGCCCTTCTCTGACATGGACAATAAGCAAAGAATCTTATGATTTAAAGCTGTTTAGTTACAATCTTTAccttctaaataaataaatatcagtgagggctttgatttgtttgttggttCTGGAGGCAAAGATTTCAGTCAGGAAGCAGTCTGAGATCCCAGCTTTCTGCAACAACACACAGTTATTAATTTACCACATGGAGCTGACTGTCTGAACTGCATTCACATCATCAATTCACATCAAACAAGATACAAGGCAACTGAAAAGACTACTGCTTTTTCCAAGCCTCAGTCCAAAGAAGCACATATCTACAGgttgaaaaacaaaatacagaagCTAAC
It contains:
- the got1l1 gene encoding putative aspartate aminotransferase, cytoplasmic 2, producing the protein MSRPGSRPDEEGVPQHGDPGGQLSAVSSAHNATLSPETRLLSAFRKDTNARRAYLAGREYYSEEGKTFELRLVKKIKQQLSADPTLRPEYPSSLGLTEFTRRATEAALGKSSRAIVENRVLGVQTPGFTAAVRLGAELLLRHWDDVCDGPVYLSCPCDESLVCIFQAAGFQDIREYYYWDDRQRGVCVEKLLQDLEKAPEQSVVVLSASAHCPTGADLAKNQWTVITKVIMRRRLFPFLLLPTQALCYGDLERDAWPVQHFASQGIELLCAQSFSHCFGLYGEAVGHLLCVLKHNSRLLSVRSQADKIVKALWAQPAVGGAQVVATVLSNPAHRVEWKEEVKRIVTRCKLIREVLREKLRLLGTPGCWDHLTQQGGLYCFTGLNSDQLEFLSKRRHVYLLPSGCLNVSAINGGNVDYISESIHLALATSL